The window GGCCCGCAGCTCGCGCTTGAGGACCTTGCCGTTGGGGTTGCGGGGCAGCTCGTCGACGAAGTGCACCCCGCGCGGCTTCTTGTACGAGGCGATCCGAGACTTGGTGAAGTCGATGAGCTCCTGCTCGGTTGGGCGCACGACGCCCTTGCGCAGGACGACCATGGCGGTGACGGCCTCGCCCCACACCTCGTGCGGCACACCGATGACCGCGGCCTCGGAGACCGCGGGGTGCTCGGCCAGCGCGGACTCGACCTCGGCGGGATACACGTTCTCGCCGCCGCTGACGATCATGTCCTTGATCCGGTCGGTGAGGAACAGGTAGCCGTCCGCGTCGAGGAATCCGCCGTCCCCGGTACGGAGCAGGCCGTCGGCGTCGTACAGAGCCGCGGTCTCCTCGGGACGGTTCCAGTAGCCGGGGGTGTTGTGCCGGGAACGGATACGGATCTCGCCGGGGGTCCCGGCCGGGACCGGTCTGCCGGTGACAGTGTCCGCGATCACCACATCCACCCCGCGGCGCGGCCTGCCCACGGACTTCAGCAGGTACTGCCTGGGTCCGTCGGCCTCGTGGTCCTCCGGCGGCAGTTGGGTGACCGTGCCGCCGCCCTCGGTGAGGCCGTACTTGCCCATGAAGTGGCAGGAGAAGAGGGACATCGAGCGGCGCAGCAGCGCCGGGGTGATGGGCGCGGAGCCGTAGGTGATGAGCGCGAGGCGGGAGAAGTCGCGCTTCTCGATCCCCGGCAGCTCCGTGAGCATGTGCAGCACCGAAGGGACGAGGAAGGCGTGCGTGACACCCTCGCGCTCGATGGTCTCGGCCGCGGTGTCAGGCGTGAAGTCCGGGAACATCAGGCTGTTGGCCCCGGCGGTGAGCGCCACGCGCAGCCAGCCCAGGCCCCCGATGTGGAACATCGGCAGGGCATTCAGCGCCACCGACCCGGCCTCCCAGAGGTACTCCTCCAGCTCCGTCGTGTCGGCGTAGAAGTTGCCGTGGGTGAGCAGGACGCCCTTGGGCACGCCGGTGGTGCCGGAGGTGTAGATCTGCAGGAACACCTCGTCGGCGTCGGCGTCCGTGCCCCGCCCCGGGTCGTCGTCGGGGTGGGCGGCGAGCCAGTTCTCGTATGCGGGTACGGCATCGTCGGCGGACGGGCCGATGACGACCAGCCGCACGTCCGGCATGGCCGCGCGCACGGCGTCGGCCGCGGTACGGAACTCGGGCTCGGCGAGCAGGAACGTCAGCTCGGCGTCCTGGGCAACGGCGGTCAACTCGGGCACGGCGAGGCGCCAGTTGAGAGGCACCGTCACCAGACCGGCCTTGGCCGCGCCGACCAGGATCTCGCCCGCCGCGTTGCGGGTGCGGGCGAGGAAGCCGATCCGGGACCCGGCGGGGGCGGCGGCGAGGAGCGCGCGGGCGATCCGGTTGCTACGGGAGTCCAGCTCGGCGTAGCGGACGGTGCTGCCCTCCGAGGTGAGCGCGGCGAAGGAGCCGCGCTCACGTGCGTGCAGGCGGATGGCCTCGGGCAGGTGCAGACCCATGACGGGGTCCCTCCATCGTCATTGGCAGAGGATGCGGCAGTACGGGGTGGACAGGGCCCGACCGGACCCGGCTCGGGCGTCAGCCCTTCGGGCCGCCCGCGACATAGAGGACCTGGCCGGAGACGAAGCCGGCCTCCTCGCGTGCGAAGTACGAGACCGCCTGGGCGATGTCCTCGGGGACGCCGACCCGGCGGACGGGGATGCTGGTGGCGTAGCGCCCGGTGAACTCCTCGAAGGTGATCCCCATCCGCCCGGCGGTGGCCGCGGTCATCTCGGTGGCGATGAAGCCGGGTGCCACGCAGTTGGAGGTGACGCCGAACGGGCCGAGTTCGATCGCCAGAGTCTTCGTGAGAGCCTGCAGGCCGGCCTTGGCGGAGGAGTAGTTGGACTGGCCCCGGTTGCCGAGGGCGGCGGCGGAGGACATGTTGATGATCCGTCCCCACCTGGCGTCGACCATGTGCTTCTGGCAGGCCTTGGCCATCAGGAACGCGCCGCGTAGGTGGACGCCGATGACGGCGTCGAACTCCTGCGGGGTCATCTTGAAGACGAGGTTGTCGCGGATGATGCCGGCGTTGTTCACCAGCACGGCGGGGGCACCGAGTTCGGCCACGACCTCGGCGACGCCGGCCTCGACCTGCTCGGGGTCCGAGACATCGCAGCCGACGGCGAGTGCACGGCCGCCGCCCTTCTCGATGATCTCGACGGTGCTCGCGCAAGCCGCCTCGTCCAGATCGAAGACGGCGACGGCGAAGCCGTCGCGGGCCAGGCGGGCGGCGGTCGCCGCACCGATGCCCCGTGCGGCGCCGGTGACGACGGCGACCTTCTGGGCCGGGTCGGTTTCGGACACAGTTGGCTCCCTGTGGACAGCAGCGGTGGGTGGTGGTCTACTTCGGGGCCATGCGGATGGCGCCGTCGAGACGGATCGTCTCGCCGTTGAGCATGGGGTTCTCGATGATCGAGGTCGCCAGCTGCGCGTACTCGGACGGGTCACCGAGGCGCGAGGGGTGCGGCACCTGGGCGCCGAGCGCGTCGAGTGCCTCCTGCGGTTTGCGGTTCAGGAGCGGGGTGGAGAACAGGCCCGGGGCGATGGTCATCACGCGGATCCTGGCGGCGGCCAGGTCGCGGGCGATCGGCAGGGTCATGCCGACGATGCCGCCCTTGGAGGCGGAGTAGGCGCACTGGCCGATCTGGCCCTCGAAAGCCGCGGCGGAGGCGGTGTTGATGATGACGCCGCGCTCGCCGTCGACCTCCTCGGTCCTGGACATCTCGGCGGCCGCGAGGCGCAGCACGTTGAAGGTGCCGATCAGGTTGACGCCGACGACGAACTCGAAGTCCTTGAGCGCGTAGGGCGTGCCGTCGCGGTTGACCGTGCGACCGCCCTTGCCGAGGCCCGCGCAGTTGACCGTGATGCGCAGTGGCGCCCGGTCGGCGGCGGTGGCGACGGCGCAGGCGGCGTCCTCGGCGCTCCGGACGTCACCGGCGACGAAGTGTGCTCGCTCGCCGAGTTCCTTGGCGACCTGCTCGCCGGCCGAGGTGGGAAGGTCGAGCAGGACGACGTGTGCGCCCCGCTCGAGCAGGCGCTTTGCGGTGGCGAGGCCGAGGCCCGATGCGCCACCGGTGATGACGGCGGAGACTCCGTTGATCTGCATGGTGGGGGGTTCCGTTCTCGAATCTCAGAGGCCGATGGATTTGGCGATGATGGTCTTCATGACCTCGCTGGTGCCGCCGTAGATCCGCATGACGCGGGTGTCGGCGTACAGGCGGGCGATCGGGTACTCGAGCATGTAGCCGTAACCTCCGTGCAGCTGGAGGCACTTGTCGATGACGCGGCCGGCGGTCTCGGTGCAGAGGAGCTTCGCCATGGCGGCGTAGTCCGCGGACAACTCGCCCTGCGCGTCGCGCTCCAGCGCCTCGTACGCCATGAGCCGGGCCGCCTCGACCTCGGTGGCGCACTCGGCGAGCACGAACTTGGTGTTCTGGAAGGACGCCACAGATTTACCGAAGACCGTACGGTCCTGGGTGTACTCCTTGGCGAAGCGCACGGCGGCGTCGGCCGCGGCGGCGGCCTGGACGGCGATGACGAGGCGCTCGCGCGCGAGGTTGCGGCCCAGGTGGAAGAAGCCCTCGCCCTCCTCGCCGAGGACGTTCTCGACCGGCACCTTGACGTCGGTGAAGGACAGCTCAGCGGTGTCGGAGGCGTGCAGGCCGATCTTGTGCAGGCTGCGGCCGACCGCGAAGCCCTCGCTCCTGGTGTCCACGACAAGGATCGTCAGTCCCTTGCGGCGGTTGTCCGCCGGGGCGGGCGACGTACGGCAGACCACCAGGACCAGGTCGCACCGGGTACCGCCGGTGATGAAGGTCTTGGCTCCGTTGAGGACGTAGTGCGTGCCGTCCTCGGACAGCACGGCCGTCGTCCGGATGCCGGCCAGGTCCGAGCCGGTGCCGGGCTCGGTCATCGCGATCGACAGCATGATGTCGCCCGAGGCGCAGCCCGGTACCCAGCGTTGCTTCTGCTCCTCGGTACCGAAGTGCAGGAGGTACGGCAGGATGATGTTGGCGTGCGTCATGGCGGTGCCGACGGTGGCCCCGGCCCGGGCGACTTCCTCCGCGAACACGGCGCCGAAGTGGTGGCCGGTCCCGGCGCCGCCGCCGTACTCCTCGGGCACCTCGATGCCGAGGATGCCGAGCTCTCCGAGCTTGCGGTAGAAGTCGCGCGGGACGGCCTTGGCCGCCACCCAGTCCTGCAGTTGCGGGACCGCTTCCTTCGCCAGGAACTCCCGCACCACCACCCGGAAGGCCTCGTGCTCCTCGTTGAATACCGTGCGCGGCATGCCTGCCTCATTCCAGATCATGGGTTAGCCGGTTTTCACTTTCAGGCCCCACAAGGCCCACTGTCAAGGGATTTTTCTTATTGGACTCTGAGGTTAGCTTGGAATAACTTAATGTCACCCGTCTCCCCGTTACCAGGAGCAGCCCATGCGTGACGCAGTGATCGTGGATGCCGTTCGAACCCCTGTCGGCAAGCGCGGCGGTTCCCTCTCCGGTATCCACGCCGTCGATCTCTCCGCCCATGTCCTGACCGCCCTCGCCGAGCGCAACGGTCTCGACCCCGGCACCGTCGACGACGTCGTCTGGGGCACCGTCTCCCAGGTCGGCGAGCAGGCCGGTGTCGTCGGCCGTTTCGCGGCCCTCGCGGCCGGCTGGCCCGAGTCCGTACCCGGCGTCTCCGTCTCGCGCGCCTGCGGCTCCTCCCAGCAGTCCGTGCACTTCGCCGCCGGTCTGGTCACCGCCGGCCAGTACGACATCGCCGTCGCCGGCGGCGTCGAGTCGATGAGCCGCGTGCCGATGGGCTCGGCCCGCAGCGTCCCGACGGCCGGCAAGGCGTACGGCCCCCTGGTCCTGAACCGCTACTTCCCCGGCGGCGAGGGCGAGTTCGACCAAGGCGTCGGTGCCGAGCTGATAGCCGAGCAGTACGGCCTGAGCCGCACGCAACTCGATCAGCACGCCCTGGACTCGCACGAGCGCGCCGCCCGCGCGATCGACGAGGGGCGCTTCAACTCCCAGATCACACCCGTCACGGTCACCGACCCAGACGGCACCACGCGCGTCTTCGACACCGACGAGGGCGTGCGGCGCGGCTCCACCCTGGAGAAGCTCGCCGGCCTGAAGACGCCCTTCAAGCAGGACGGCGTGGTGAGCGCCGGGAACTCCTCACAGATCTCCGACGGCGCCGCCGCGCTGCTCATCACCACCGGTGAGATCGCGCAGCGGAACGGCTGGACCCCGATCGCCCGCGTGCACACCGCCGTTCTCGCCGGGGCCGACCCGGTCACCATGGCCCTCGGTCCCGCCCCGGCCACCGCCAAGGCGCTCAAGCGCTCCGGCCTGTCGATCGGCGACATCGGCGCCTTCGAGATCAACGAGGCGTTCGCCCCGGTCACCCTGGCCTGGCTCAAGGAGACCGGCGCCGATCACGAGCTGATGAACCCGCTCGGCGGCGCCATGGCGATCGGCCACCCGCTCGGCGGCTCGGGCGCGCGCCTGATGACCACGCTGGTCCACCACATGCGCGACAACAACATCCGCTACGGCCTGCAGGCCATGTGCGAGGCCGGCGGCATGGCCAACGCGACGATCCTCGAACTCCTCTGAAGCAGAGTCTCGTTCAAGTGGGGGTGCCGCCCGTGGGCGGCACCCCCACTCGCACTCTTGAGGAGCCTGCCGGTGGGCGTGAATGGGCGAGGGCGAGCGCCCTCACCGGGTGAAGGTAAGAAGACGAGCGGGCGCACGTCTCCACATGAGTCGACGCTCTGCAGGACGTCAAGCAGCACCGTGTCAGGCAGTCTCGGTCGCCGGGGGCTGCGCTGGAAGAGGCTGTTCGGCCCACACGGTTTTGCCGCCGGTGTCGGAGGTGTTGCGGACGCCCCAGTCCTCGCTGAGTTGCGCGGAGATGAACAGGCCTCGGCCGCCCTCGTCCACCGTGCGGGCGTGACGAACATGTGGTGCGGAGGGGCTGCTGTCGTGCACCTCGCACGTCAGGGTGCGGCCTTTGATCAGACGCAGTTGCACGGGTGGAGCACCGTAACGGATCGCGTTGGTCACCAGCTCGCTGACGATCAATTCGGTTGTGTACGCGGTCTCGTCGTCGACCCCCCACGTGGCGAGTCGGCGTCGCGTGCGTGCCCGAGCCTGACCCACGGATTCTGGCTGGTTGTCCAAGTCCCAGCTGGCGACCTGGTCGGCGGGGAAGACGCCGGTGCGGGCAAGGAGGAGGACCGCATCGCCGGTGGCGGGGGCGTTGCCCAGCCGGTTGACGGCGTCGTCGCAGATGTCCTGCAGGGCCCCCGGCCGGGGGCCAACAGCAGCCGGAGGGGGCCCAGGTCGGCCGGCCCGTTGGACGAAAGTGCGGACACGAGCGCGGTGGTGCAGAAAGCAAGGACGCTCCCCTCGGGTGTCCGACGTCAGTGTGTGAAGACAGAGTTGGACACCCGCGTCTCCTTGACGCCCGGCCACAGTACGACGAAGGCGGCCAGTACCTCACCCACGCTCCGGCTCGGAGCATCGATGACCCACTTCGTGCCATCCGCCGGAGAGCCGGCGGCCAGGGGCCTCAGGGCCTCCACAGCTCCCGCCGGCCAGAATTTTGCACACCACGCAAAATTGCATAGCATGCACCTTCATGAGCGCCGACGACATGCCACTCGGGCTGCGCGAACGTAAGAAGCGTGCGACACGTGACGCCCTCGCGGACGTGGCGCTGCGCATGGCCGCGGATCGCGGAATCGAGAACGTGACCGTGGAAGCGGTCACCGATGCGGTCGGCGTCTCTGCGCGCACCTTCTTCAACTACTTCCCGTGCCTGGAAGACGCGGTCACCCGACCCGACCCCGACACCGCCGAGCGGGCCCGTCGGGCCGTACTCAACGCGCCGAAGGAACTCTCGGCGCTCCATGCTCTGCGCGAGGCGATCGGCCAGGAACTCGCCCATATCGAGGAGGATCACGAACGCTGGGAACTCCAGACGGCCGCGCTCAGGAAGAGTCCTTCGCTGCTGCCCGGATTCCTGGCCGCCCAGGGCGCGGACGAACGCGCACTGGTCGCTGTCGTGGCCGAGCGCCTCGGCCAGGATCCCGAGTCCGATCTTCACCCCCGGCTTCTCACGCACGTGACGATCGCTGCCGTGCGCGCCGCCGTCGAGCTCTGGGTGGCCTCCGGCCGTACCCGCACGTTCCAGAGCATCTACAGCGAGGCGTTCGCCTCGCTGGCCGCCGGTCTGAGCGACTGAAGCACATCCGAACCCCCCACCGGGGGCCCTTCACCAGAGAATGAGGAACGTCAACCGATGACCGCTGCCGTCACACCCGAAACCGGTACCGCCGGTGCGCCCGAGGGGGCTGCACCGGCCATGACGCGTCGTCACATACTCCAGGCCATGTCGGGCCTGATGGCCGGCATGTTCGTGGCCATCCTGGCCTCCACCGTGGTCTCCAACGCCCTTCCCAGGATCATTGCCGATCTGCACGGCAGCCAGTCCTCGTACACCTGGGTGGTCACCGCCGAGCTCCTGGCGATGACGGCGACCGTCCCGATCTGGGGCAAGCTGTCAGACCTCTACGACAAGAAGCTGCTCATCCAGCTCTCGCTCTCGATGTTCATCGTCGGCTCGCTCGTCGCCGGCTTCTCGCACAGCGTCGGCCTGCTCATCGTGAGCCGTGTGGTGCAGGGCATCGGCGCGGGCGGTCTCACCGCGCTCGCCCAGGTCGTGATGGCGGCGGTCATTCCACCGCGTGAACTCGGCCGCTATTCCGGCATCTTCGGCGCCGTCTTCGCCGTCGGCACCGTCGCGGGACCGCTCATCGGCGGCGTGCTCGTGGACACCTCCTGGCTGGGGTGGCGCTGGTGCTTCTTCATCGGTGTGCCGTTCGCCCTGCTCGCGATCGTGCTGCTCCAGCTGACCCTGAAGCTGCCCACGGTCCGCAGGGAGGTGAAGATCGACTATCTCGGTGCCGTCCTCATCATGAGCGGGGTCAGCTCACTGCTGCTGTGGGTGACCCTCGCAGGCAACCGGTTCGACTGGGCGTCGTGGCAGACCGCCGCTCTGGTCTCCGCCGGTGTGGTCCTGCTGGCCACAGCGGTCCTGGTCGAATCCAGGGTCCAGGAACCGATCATCCCGCTGGACATCTTCCGTAACCGGACCGTCGCACTGACGACGGTGGCGAGCCTGCTGGTCGGCGTGGCCATGTTCGGCGGCACGGTGTTCCTCTCCCAGTACTTCCAGATCTCGCTCGGCAAGTCGCCGACCATCGCAGGTCTGATGAGCCTGCCGATGATCCTCGGTCTGATGCTCTCCACGACCGTCGCCGGGCAGATCATCTCCGCCCGGGGCAAGTGGAAGGGCTTCCTGATCGCGGGCGGCATCATCATGACCGCGGGCATGGGCCTGCTGGCCACGATCAGCGCGGACTCCTCGTTCGGGCTGCTCAGCATCTACATGGTCGTACTGGGCGTCGGCGTCGGCATGCTGATGCAGAACCTGGTGCTGGCAGCTCAGAACGACGTACCCGCGTCGGAGCTCGGCGCAGCGACCTCGGTGCTCTCGTTCTTCCGCAGCCTCGGTGGGGCGATCGGCACGAGCGCGCTGGGCGCCGTGCTCAGCCACCGGGTGGCGAGCGAGATGGAGAAGGGCTTCGGCGGGGCGGCGGACAACGGGGGCGCCGGGCACGGGGTCCCCGACCTCGCCGCCCTTCCCGAATCGGCCCGGCAGGTGGTCGAGCATGCGTACGGGGTCGCGACCGCGGATGTCTTCCTGATCGGAGCCCCCTTCGCGTTTCTCGCGCTGATCGCGGTGCTGTTCATCAAGGAGAAGCCGCTCAAGACGCAGAGCGGCATGGAACGGCTCGCGGAGGAGAACGCCGCCGCGGCAAAGGCGCCGGCTGCCCCGGCGCACTGAGCGCGCCACAGCGACAGGTACACCGAGTTCGAGGCGAAGCGCCGCCGTGCCCGGACAGAATCTGCGGACACGCACGATGCGTCCGCGTGAGGACGTCGCGCGCGGCGGCCAGGCTCCTTCTCGCCCAGGGGTACGAACGGACCAGATGCCCCGAACCGACGACGCGTTCAGCCTGAACACGCCATCGCAGTGCTTGCTTGAACGGGAGCCGCCTCCGAGCCGTACATGATGGGTGGCGGAACGCGGCCTCCCAACCTGGTCCGCCGTGCCACCACTTGGCTTCGCACGGAAGGATCTTCGGGTGTCGCACGCTGACCGCGCTCCGGTCCCGCCCCATACGGACAGCGCAAGCACGGAGGAGGACCTGACACGGGACGGTTCTCCGGAGCACGTCCCGGACTGTGACGCCGCGGGTCCGGACGGCGCCGCACGCGACGACCCTGGCGAGGCCGTCGTCCGCGGCCCGCGGGAAAGGCGCCCGGCCGTGGTGCGGAGCGTGGCGTGGGTGACCACGGCCCTGGCCACCGCGCTCGTGCTCTTCGCTCTACTCCTGCCGAACCAGGTCAGCCGACTCACGCCCGGCACGTTCGCCCGCATTCCGGTGGAGGCGATCCTCGGCGTCGCCGTACTGCTCGTCCTGCCGCCAAAGGCGAGGCGGGTGATGGCGGTGTTCGCGGGGGTGGGCCTCGGCCTGCTGACCATCCTGAAGTTCCTCGACATGGGTTTCTACGCGAGTCTCGACCGGCCATTCGATCCGGTACTCGACTGGATCCTGCTCGACGACGCGGAAGCCTTCCTCAAGGACTCGGTCGGCCGGGCCGACGCGATCGGTGCGCTGATCGGGATCGTGGCCCTCGCTCTCGCCTTGCTCGCCTTCATGACGCTGGCTGTGGTCCGGCTGAGCCGCCTCCTGGTCCGGCACAGCGCCGTGGCGACCCGTACCACCTTGGTGCTCGGGACCGCATGGATCACCTTCATGGCGCTCGGCACGCAGATCGCCGGCGTGCCGGTCGCTTCCAGGAACACGGCCACCCTCGTCGAGGACCGTGCCGGCTCGGTGCGTGCAGGCCTCAAGGACGAGCGGGAGTTCGAAAAGGAGTCTGCCGTCGATGCCTTCGGCGACACCCCGGCCGACCAACTGCTGACCGGGCTGCGCGGCAAGGACGTCATCTTCACCTTCATCGAAAGCTACGGGCGCTCCGCAGTCGAGGACCCGGCGATGGCGTCGCAGGTCGACGCGGTGCTCGCGGACGGGACCAGTCGGCTGAGTGCGGCCGGATTCTCCTCGCGAAGCGGCTGGCTCACCTCCCCCACGACGGGCGCCGGTAGCTGGCTTGCCCACACCACCTTCATGTCAGGCCTGTGGGTCGACAATCAGCAGCGCTATCGCAGCGTCACCTCGAGCGACCGGCTGACCCTCACCGGCGCCTTCCGGCGCGCCGACGCCTGGCGGACGGTCGGCATCATGCCGGGGGTCACCCGGGCCTGGCCGGAGGGGAAATTCTTCGGCCTCGACAACATCCACGACTCCCGGCAGCTCGGGTACAAGGGCCCGAAGTTCAGCTGGACGCCCGTACCCGACCAGTACAGTCTGTCCGCCTTCGAACGCCTGGAGCACGGCAAGCCGGGCCGTGACCCATTGATGGCGGAGATCATTCTCGCCTCCAGTCACAATCCCTGGGCACCCATACCCAGGATGATCGGCTGGAACGAGGTCGGTGACGGCTCGGTGTACGACGCCATGAAGAAGGCCGGCAAGGACCCCAAAGAAGTGTGGCGGGACCCCGCCCAGGTGCGAACCGAGTACCGGCGTGCCATTGAATACTCGTTGCACAGTCTCATCTCCTACGTGGAGAAGTACGGCGACGACAACACCGTGCTCGTCTTCCTCGGCGACCATCAGCCGGTGACGACCGTCACCGACGGCAAGTTCGGCCGGGACGTACCGGTCGCGATCGTCGCCCGCGATCCGGCCGTGCTGGACCGTATTTCCGGCTGGGGCTGGCAGGACGGTCTGAAACCCGGCCCGTCCGCTCCGGTCTGGAGGATGGACACCTTCCGCGACCGCTTCCTGACCGCCTTCGGTCCGCAGTCGGGCCCCAACTCGTCCCCGCCGACCCGGTGACCAGAGGCATCAGCAGTTGACCAGGTGGAGCCATGATGTCGCGTCGACCCGCCACAGCACAGTCGACGTCACTCAGGATGTGCGACAGAAGGAGCGGAAGGTTCGCGCACTGATGCGGCGGGCAGTGACGCGGCAGGCCGCTCGAGCAGGCGAAGGGCTGCGGAGACACCGGCGGTGGCTGTTCGCACTCGTCGTGGTCGTGCTCCTCGCCGAGATGGCGTTCGCGATGGTCACGACGGCCGTGAAGCAGACCCCGACCATCGACGAGCCCGTGTACGTGGGCACGGCGGTGGTCTACCTGCAGCAGCACAGCCTGCGGTACAACCCTGAGCATCCGCCGCTGGGGAAGCTGCTCATCGCGTCAGGGACGGCCTTCGCCGATCCGCACCTCGACCGCGCCTTCGTCGGCGATCAGACGGAGCTCGGACGGCACCTCCTGTACGAATCGGGCAATGATCCGTGGCGTCTGATGCTGTGGGCGCGATTGCCGGTGATCGTGCTGACGCTACTGTTCGGGCTGGTCGTCCTCGCGTTCGCCCGTGACCTCGCCGGTCCCGTGGGCGGGTTGGTGGCGCTCGGTCTGTACGCGTTCTCGCCCGACATCATCGCGCACGGGTCGCTGGCCACACTTGACGTACCGGCGGCCGGCTTCCTGCTGACGTCGGTCTGGTTGCTGTGGCGGGCGCGGCGGCGGCCTCGCCGCTGCCTCCCGCTCGCCGGAGGGGCGCTGGGCGCGGCCGTGGCCACGAAGATGAGCGTGTTGCCCGCGGTTCCGGTGCTGTTGCTCCTCGTCGTCCTGTCGGTCTGCCACGCCCGCCGGACGCACAACCTCGGCCCCCGCGGGCGGATGCGGCTTCTCCTGCTCGGCGTGGCGGCCGCATCGGTCGTGGCGCTGGTCTCGATCGCCGTGGTGTGGGCCACCTACCTCGCCGTCGACCCGCAGTTGCGATGGGCCGGTCCCGAGACCCTGCCGGTCACCCACGGGCTGCGCGCGCTGGTCGTCGACCGGCTCCCGTTCCCGGAGCCGTACCGGGACGGTATGCGCATCCAGTTCGGCTTCGAGAACATGGCGTGGGGCGGCTTCCTGTTCGGCCGCCACTACCACGGTTCGCTGTGGTACTACCTGCCGACCGCGCTCCTGATCAAAACGCCGCTGGGCATGCTCGCGCTGTGGCTGACCGGAGTCGTCGCCACCGTGACGGTGCCCCGGCTGCGGTCCGCGGCACCGTACGTACTGGTCCCCACGGTGGTTCTGCTGGCCGCGGCCATGTCCGGGTCCCGCGATCTCGGCGTCCGGTACGCCCTCTTCATGCCGATGTTCCTGGCAGTCGCCGCGGCGGGCGTGGCCGTCTTCCGGCGGCGGGCGGCGCACATCGCGTCCGCGGCGCTGATCCTGTGCGTCGTGGTGAGCTCGCTGCGGACGTACCCGTACTACCTGCCGTACTCCAACGAGGCGTTCGGCGGCCCGGCCAGGACTCACCTGCGCCTGCACGACTCGAACGTCGATTGGGGTCAGGACCTGGGCCGGTTGGCCACCCGTCTGCGGCAGCGGTACCCGGACGAGAAGATCTGGCTCGTCTACAAAGGCAGCGGCGTGCCCTCCTTCTACGGCATCGACGCGTCCGACCCGCGCAAGGTCCCCCCGAGCGAGGTTCACGGCCTCCTCGTCGTGTCGGACTCCTCGATCGCAAAGGCCGATGACCGACTGGCGACGCTGATCAACACCAGCGCGCGCATCGACGAGGTGGGCCACTCGATCACGATCTACCGCCGGGCAACGCGCGTGCCCGGAGCCCTCGAGGCGAAGCGGTCCCAGCGCGAGTAGGTACCTGACAACCGTTCCACGACGTGACCGGGCGAGGCAGCGATCATGCGTTTTCGAGCATCGTCTCCCGGACCTCGCCGGCGTTCTCGCGGGACCTGACGCACCACAGCCACCCGATGTCACGCGCGAAGGACCAGACGAGCAGCACCAGCGCCCCGAGGACTGCTGCATACGAGGGCAGGCG is drawn from Streptomyces sp. NBC_01717 and contains these coding sequences:
- a CDS encoding MDR family MFS transporter; its protein translation is MTAAVTPETGTAGAPEGAAPAMTRRHILQAMSGLMAGMFVAILASTVVSNALPRIIADLHGSQSSYTWVVTAELLAMTATVPIWGKLSDLYDKKLLIQLSLSMFIVGSLVAGFSHSVGLLIVSRVVQGIGAGGLTALAQVVMAAVIPPRELGRYSGIFGAVFAVGTVAGPLIGGVLVDTSWLGWRWCFFIGVPFALLAIVLLQLTLKLPTVRREVKIDYLGAVLIMSGVSSLLLWVTLAGNRFDWASWQTAALVSAGVVLLATAVLVESRVQEPIIPLDIFRNRTVALTTVASLLVGVAMFGGTVFLSQYFQISLGKSPTIAGLMSLPMILGLMLSTTVAGQIISARGKWKGFLIAGGIIMTAGMGLLATISADSSFGLLSIYMVVLGVGVGMLMQNLVLAAQNDVPASELGAATSVLSFFRSLGGAIGTSALGAVLSHRVASEMEKGFGGAADNGGAGHGVPDLAALPESARQVVEHAYGVATADVFLIGAPFAFLALIAVLFIKEKPLKTQSGMERLAEENAAAAKAPAAPAH
- a CDS encoding phospholipid carrier-dependent glycosyltransferase, with the translated sequence MRRAVTRQAARAGEGLRRHRRWLFALVVVVLLAEMAFAMVTTAVKQTPTIDEPVYVGTAVVYLQQHSLRYNPEHPPLGKLLIASGTAFADPHLDRAFVGDQTELGRHLLYESGNDPWRLMLWARLPVIVLTLLFGLVVLAFARDLAGPVGGLVALGLYAFSPDIIAHGSLATLDVPAAGFLLTSVWLLWRARRRPRRCLPLAGGALGAAVATKMSVLPAVPVLLLLVVLSVCHARRTHNLGPRGRMRLLLLGVAAASVVALVSIAVVWATYLAVDPQLRWAGPETLPVTHGLRALVVDRLPFPEPYRDGMRIQFGFENMAWGGFLFGRHYHGSLWYYLPTALLIKTPLGMLALWLTGVVATVTVPRLRSAAPYVLVPTVVLLAAAMSGSRDLGVRYALFMPMFLAVAAAGVAVFRRRAAHIASAALILCVVVSSLRTYPYYLPYSNEAFGGPARTHLRLHDSNVDWGQDLGRLATRLRQRYPDEKIWLVYKGSGVPSFYGIDASDPRKVPPSEVHGLLVVSDSSIAKADDRLATLINTSARIDEVGHSITIYRRATRVPGALEAKRSQRE
- a CDS encoding sulfatase, which encodes MSHADRAPVPPHTDSASTEEDLTRDGSPEHVPDCDAAGPDGAARDDPGEAVVRGPRERRPAVVRSVAWVTTALATALVLFALLLPNQVSRLTPGTFARIPVEAILGVAVLLVLPPKARRVMAVFAGVGLGLLTILKFLDMGFYASLDRPFDPVLDWILLDDAEAFLKDSVGRADAIGALIGIVALALALLAFMTLAVVRLSRLLVRHSAVATRTTLVLGTAWITFMALGTQIAGVPVASRNTATLVEDRAGSVRAGLKDEREFEKESAVDAFGDTPADQLLTGLRGKDVIFTFIESYGRSAVEDPAMASQVDAVLADGTSRLSAAGFSSRSGWLTSPTTGAGSWLAHTTFMSGLWVDNQQRYRSVTSSDRLTLTGAFRRADAWRTVGIMPGVTRAWPEGKFFGLDNIHDSRQLGYKGPKFSWTPVPDQYSLSAFERLEHGKPGRDPLMAEIILASSHNPWAPIPRMIGWNEVGDGSVYDAMKKAGKDPKEVWRDPAQVRTEYRRAIEYSLHSLISYVEKYGDDNTVLVFLGDHQPVTTVTDGKFGRDVPVAIVARDPAVLDRISGWGWQDGLKPGPSAPVWRMDTFRDRFLTAFGPQSGPNSSPPTR